A region of Culicoides brevitarsis isolate CSIRO-B50_1 chromosome 1, AGI_CSIRO_Cbre_v1, whole genome shotgun sequence DNA encodes the following proteins:
- the LOC134827740 gene encoding uncharacterized protein CG43867 isoform X3, translating to MSSGEELPAGEQSPKRLSQIFEPLVDFHKTAQAKGVHKASSSRLTTGSSSTPNSPRLFPKRNKSTHSPPNAAFIANPSLLSDNGPSSWSHFSELTEQINNYQQEYSEINWQERCLELQLELHRSRNQAGRIRDMLKEKVADLEKRLIEAEQRSEEAQRQVLVMEQKFCDWPSYEKNTPNTDTEKTLKKLQNQVEEQKLLRLQDAKQVEAKAAKIKEWVTNKLRYLEDQNQLLRDENSKYHQQIDSLKNHIVQTATSRTPPPNQRASFSLNVRDSKDRSSLFKQSDSLSSPGSRSLEPDLKYYQNKKVTMEPQELTRDLASAIDDLTITPHQNPMTFDAEITHDYAEIYTPSVEKSQDWLTESSFRAPTPPLHRFPSWEAKIYQVAKEGLTGSEGDASLHSTDSTAKHESRSQVTSYCDINVPVYATVKGRASQIRNMPFGDSTDSSDDEEHCINTYATSTHNSSSTDNSENSASGPATSPSKRISIHQSPVKKVRSESPKAKLRDKSARDENNEVDSISSDYAIPPDAMPEIEPAPPVLECPPIPAVLLRSSYVESPMKKIEVSEKSGHLIKLSGKLKTWRKRFFVLKNGTLTYWKSQHDVNRKPQGQIYLDDKCRVTREENASTFEINTGKKIFYLTADSNASMDDWVKTLQNVQRRNATKLLLSREDQKPTVQGWVTKVKNGHAKKCWCVLIGRMFLYFKGPGENTPTGEINMRDAKVDEVEHISDDSDEDVRDDAQDQAKLTIAIFPQHQGPTYLIFTTKQERDNWLYHLTVVSGGARNAGTQYEQLIQKLMEIDGDETSVIWRHPVLLHVKETLTSPLTSLETETLQAEAIKLFKSCQLFMSVAVSQPAIDYHVVLAQNALQVCLDNPKLQTELICILIKQTSPHSSQKLGAGVQVNKKRASLLDCKTNPPTYSFIQGWQLLALAVSLFVPKNNRLLWYLKLHLTRHSDSKTENGKYAIYCERALGRCTINGDREAKPSRMEVLSILLKNPYHHSLPHAIPVHFANGTYQVCGFDGSTTIEEFQITLTQEIGCRDASNGFILFSDDPIEKDLEHSLDPQAKVCDVISKWETALREKGSGKFENSRVVQLTYKNRLYWKNSTKLETDKERLLLVYQTNSQIVHGRFPLSKELALELASLMAQIDFGDCTSEKLKNSPIQALDRFYPYRYRDTLSPEALKELQELLTTKWRLLKGKSVVDCVRIYLTCARKWQFFGAALFQAQPRYSDMAMTWIAVAEDALSVLELSSMTPIARHSYDNILTFGGHMDDFMLVVSSDEEPNIEKKYLFALSKPKILELTLLIADYMNALGHTLPGTPKANTLTRNNSHRSIKSRVQYGSQANDTINSYSNSLALQPDILKSTPDHQKSKKN from the exons ATAAGGCTTCTTCCAGCAGATTGACAACAGGTTCCAGTTCAACTCCGAACAGTCCTAg ATTATTTCCAAAACGGAACAAATCAACACATAGTCCACCAAATGCAGCATTTATTGCCAATCCTTCACTTTTAAGTGACAATGGTCCCTCTTCATGGTCTCATTTTTCAGAGTTGACCGAACAAATTAACAACTATCAACAAGAATACTCTGAAATTAATTGGCAAGAAAGGTGCCTAGAGCTACAATTAGAATTACATCGATCCAGGAACCAAGCAGGACGAATCAGGGATATGCTCAAAGAAAAg GTGGCAGATCTAGAAAAGAGGCTAATTGAGGCCGAACAACGATCAGAGGAAGCTCAAAGACAA GTTCTTGTgatggaacaaaaattttgtgattggCCCAGTTATGAGAAAAATACTCCGAATACAGACACTGAgaaaacactaaaaaaattgcagaacCAA GTTGAAGAACAAAAGCTCCTAAGACTTCAAGACGCAAAACAAGTAGAAGCCAAAGCGGCCAAAATTAAAGAGTGGGTCACAAATAAACTGCGATATTTGGAGGACCAAAATCAGTTACTAAGggatgaaaattcaaagtaCCATCAACAAATTGATAGTTTAAa gaATCACATAGTCCAAACTGCCACTAGTCGAACACCTCCTCCAAATCAACGTGCAAGTTTTAGTTTAAACGTGCGCGATAGCAAGGATAGATCTTCGTTGTTTAAACAAAGTGACTCTCTGTCATCGCCTGGAAGTCGTTCATTAGAAccagatttaaaatattatcaaaataaaaaggtCACAATGGAACCACAAGAGCTGACAAGAGACTTGGCATCTGCCATCGATGATCTGACAATAACTCCTCATCAAAATCCCATGACTTTTGATGCCGAAATTACGCATGACTATGCCGAGATTTACACACCTTCAGTGGAAAAATCACAAGATTGGCTAACGGAATCTAGTTTTAGAGCTCCAACTCCACCACTACATCGTTTCCCAAGTTGGGAGgctaaaatttatcaagtaGCTAAAGAAGGCCTTACTGGAAGCGAAGGCGATGCTTCTCTCCATTCAACTGATTCAACAGCAAAACATGAATCTCGGTCACAAGTAACCAGCTATTGTGACATCAATGTTCCAGTTTACGCTACGGTTAAAGGACGGGCTTCTCAAATAAGAAACATGCCATTTGGCGACTCAACTGATTCCAGTGACGACGAAGAACATTGTATTAACACATATGCTACCTCAACGCATAACTCTTCCAGTACAGATAACAGTGAAAATAGTGCCTCGGGACCGGCAACTAGTCCATCGAAACGGATTTCTATACATCAAAGTCCAGTGAAAAAAGTGCGATCTGAAAGTCCTAAAGCTAAGCTCCGCGACAAGAGTGCACGAGATG aaAACAATGAAGTAGATTCTATATCCTCTGATTATGCAATTCCACCAGATGCGATGCCCGAAATTGAGCCTGCACCACCAGTTTTGGAATGCCCTCCTATTCCTGCTGTCTTGTTGAGGTCTTCATACGTTGAATCTcccatgaaaaaaatcgaagtttCAGAAAAA AGTGGACATTTAATCAAGCTAAGTGGTAAATTGAAAACGTGGAGAAAAAGGTTTTTCGTGCTCAAAAATGGAACTTTGACATATTGGAAGAGTCAACACGATGTTAATAGAAAACCGCAAGGACAAATTTATCTGGACGATAAGTGTAGAGTTACAAGAGAAGAAAATGCATCTACATTTGAAATCAATActggaaagaaaatattttatttgacagCTGATTCAAATGCCTCTATGGATGATTGGGTAAAAACTTTACAA AATGTTCAACGGAGAAATGCAACAAAATTACTTCTGAGTCGTGAAGATCAAAAACCTACTGTTCAAGGATGGGTGACGAAAGTTAAAAATggacatgcaaaaaaatgctGGTGCGTTTTGATAGGACGAATGTTTTTATACTTTAAAGGTCCTGGAGAAaac ACACCCACGGGTGAAATTAATATGCGCGATGCCAAAGTGGACGAGGTCGAACATATATCAGATGATTCAGATGAGGATGTCAGGGATGATGCTCAAGATCAAGCTAAACTCACAATTGCAATTTTCCCACAAcatcaa GGTCCAACATACTTGATTTTTACCACAAAGCAAGAACGAGATAACTGGCTATATCATCTTACTGTTGTATCAGGTGGTGCTCGAAACGCTGGCACACAGTACGAGcagctaattcaaaaattaatggaaattgaTGGAGACGAGA CATCTGTCATTTGGCGACATCCTgtattgttgcatgtaaaagaGACACTAACTTCTCCTTTAACCTCACTAGAGACGGAAACTCTTCAAGCGGAAGctataaaattgttcaaa agtTGTCAATTGTTCATGTCAGTGGCAGTTAGTCAGCCAGCAATCGATTATCATGTTGTGTTAGCACAGAATGCTCTCCAAGTGTGTCTGGATAATCCTAAACTACAAACAGAACTAATATGCATTCTCATAAAACAAACAAGTCCCCATTCATCTCAAAAATTAGGCGCAGGAGTTCAGGTAAACAAAAAACGT GCATCTCTTTTAGACTGCAAAACAAATCCACCAACATACTCATTCATACAAG gtTGGCAACTATTGGCTCTGGCAGTTTCTTTATTTGTTCCGAAAAATAACAGGTTATTGTGGTACTTGAAATTACACTTGACTCGCCACTCCGACAGCAAAACGGAAAATGGAAAGTACGCAATTTATTGTGAACGTGCTCTTGGACGGTGTACAATTAATGGGGACCGTGAAGCGAAACCTTCTAGAATGGAAGTGCTTTctattttgctgaaaaatccTTATCACCATTCTCTACCTCATGCAATACCGGTCCACTTTGCAAATGGAACGTATCAAGTGTGTGGATTTGATGGCTCAACTACAATTGAAGAATTCCAAATAACTTTGACGCAAGAAATTGGTTGCAGAGATGCATCAAACGGATTTATACTATTTAGTGATGACCCCATTGAGAAAGATTTGGAACATTCACTCGATCCACAGGCAAAAGTGTGTGATGTAATTTCAAAGTGGGAGACTGCGCTAAGGGAGAAAGGCTctggaaaatttgaaaattcacgTGTGGTCCAACTAACATACAAAAATCGTTTGTATTGGAAAAATTCCACAAAGCTGGAGACAGACAAGGAAAGACTTCTTTTGGTCTATCAAACAAACAGCCAAATTGTACATGGACGTTTTCCACTTTCTAAG gaGTTGGCTTTAGAATTGGCTTCTTTGATGGCTCAAATCGATTTTGGTGATTGCACGTCTGAAAAGCTCAAGAATTCGCCGATTCAAGCACTAGATCGGTTCTACCCGTATCGATACAGAGATACGCTTTCGCCAGAAGCTCTGAAAGAACTCCAGGAACTTCTCACCACAAAATGGAGATTGCTCAAAGGGAAATCCGTTGTAGATTGTGTTCGTATCTATTTGACGTGTGCTAGGAAGTGGCAATTTTTCGGTGCTGCATTGTTCCAAGCGCAACCACGATATTCCGACATGGCAATGACTTGGATAGCAGTGGCAGAAGATGCGCTAAGTGTACTTGAACTTTCGTCGATGACACCAATAGCAAGACATTCGTATGACAATATCCTGACTTTCGGTGGTCATATGGATGATTTTATGCTTGTTGTTAGTTCCGACGAAGAGCCCAATATCGAAAAGAAATACTTATTCGCATTAAGTAAACCAAAAATTCTAGAGCTCACTTTGTTGATTGCGGATTACATGAATGCCCTGGGTCATACTTTACCTGGAACTCCGAAAGCAAATACTCTGACGCGCAATAATAGTCACAGAAGTATcaa atcacgcGTTCAGTATGGATCACAAGCAAACGATACAATTAACTCGTATAGTAATAGTTTGGCTTTACAAcctgatattttaaaaagtacaccagatcatcaaaaatctaaaaagaactaa
- the LOC134827740 gene encoding uncharacterized protein CG43867 isoform X1 has translation MSSGEELPAGEQSPKRLSQIFEPLVDFHKTAQAKGVHKASSSRLTTGSSSTPNSPRLFPKRNKSTHSPPNAAFIANPSLLSDNGPSSWSHFSELTEQINNYQQEYSEINWQERCLELQLELHRSRNQAGRIRDMLKEKVADLEKRLIEAEQRSEEAQRQVLVMEQKFCDWPSYEKNTPNTDTEKTLKKLQNQVEEQKLLRLQDAKQVEAKAAKIKEWVTNKLRYLEDQNQLLRDENSKYHQQIDSLKNHIVQTATSRTPPPNQRASFSLNVRDSKDRSSLFKQSDSLSSPGSRSLEPDLKYYQNKKVTMEPQELTRDLASAIDDLTITPHQNPMTFDAEITHDYAEIYTPSVEKSQDWLTESSFRAPTPPLHRFPSWEAKIYQVAKEGLTGSEGDASLHSTDSTAKHESRSQVTSYCDINVPVYATVKGRASQIRNMPFGDSTDSSDDEEHCINTYATSTHNSSSTDNSENSASGPATSPSKRISIHQSPVKKVRSESPKAKLRDKSARDENNEVDSISSDYAIPPDAMPEIEPAPPVLECPPIPAVLLRSSYVESPMKKIEVSEKSGHLIKLSGKLKTWRKRFFVLKNGTLTYWKSQHDVNRKPQGQIYLDDKCRVTREENASTFEINTGKKIFYLTADSNASMDDWVKTLQNVQRRNATKLLLSREDQKPTVQGWVTKVKNGHAKKCWCVLIGRMFLYFKGPGENTPTGEINMRDAKVDEVEHISDDSDEDVRDDAQDQAKLTIAIFPQHQGPTYLIFTTKQERDNWLYHLTVVSGGARNAGTQYEQLIQKLMEIDGDETSVIWRHPVLLHVKETLTSPLTSLETETLQAEAIKLFKSCQLFMSVAVSQPAIDYHVVLAQNALQVCLDNPKLQTELICILIKQTSPHSSQKLGAGVQQLLLCATQSLFTCDSSQQGLTTQANNSTSPPTHQASLLDCKTNPPTYSFIQGWQLLALAVSLFVPKNNRLLWYLKLHLTRHSDSKTENGKYAIYCERALGRCTINGDREAKPSRMEVLSILLKNPYHHSLPHAIPVHFANGTYQVCGFDGSTTIEEFQITLTQEIGCRDASNGFILFSDDPIEKDLEHSLDPQAKVCDVISKWETALREKGSGKFENSRVVQLTYKNRLYWKNSTKLETDKERLLLVYQTNSQIVHGRFPLSKELALELASLMAQIDFGDCTSEKLKNSPIQALDRFYPYRYRDTLSPEALKELQELLTTKWRLLKGKSVVDCVRIYLTCARKWQFFGAALFQAQPRYSDMAMTWIAVAEDALSVLELSSMTPIARHSYDNILTFGGHMDDFMLVVSSDEEPNIEKKYLFALSKPKILELTLLIADYMNALGHTLPGTPKANTLTRNNSHRSIKSRVQYGSQANDTINSYSNSLALQPDILKSTPDHQKSKKN, from the exons ATAAGGCTTCTTCCAGCAGATTGACAACAGGTTCCAGTTCAACTCCGAACAGTCCTAg ATTATTTCCAAAACGGAACAAATCAACACATAGTCCACCAAATGCAGCATTTATTGCCAATCCTTCACTTTTAAGTGACAATGGTCCCTCTTCATGGTCTCATTTTTCAGAGTTGACCGAACAAATTAACAACTATCAACAAGAATACTCTGAAATTAATTGGCAAGAAAGGTGCCTAGAGCTACAATTAGAATTACATCGATCCAGGAACCAAGCAGGACGAATCAGGGATATGCTCAAAGAAAAg GTGGCAGATCTAGAAAAGAGGCTAATTGAGGCCGAACAACGATCAGAGGAAGCTCAAAGACAA GTTCTTGTgatggaacaaaaattttgtgattggCCCAGTTATGAGAAAAATACTCCGAATACAGACACTGAgaaaacactaaaaaaattgcagaacCAA GTTGAAGAACAAAAGCTCCTAAGACTTCAAGACGCAAAACAAGTAGAAGCCAAAGCGGCCAAAATTAAAGAGTGGGTCACAAATAAACTGCGATATTTGGAGGACCAAAATCAGTTACTAAGggatgaaaattcaaagtaCCATCAACAAATTGATAGTTTAAa gaATCACATAGTCCAAACTGCCACTAGTCGAACACCTCCTCCAAATCAACGTGCAAGTTTTAGTTTAAACGTGCGCGATAGCAAGGATAGATCTTCGTTGTTTAAACAAAGTGACTCTCTGTCATCGCCTGGAAGTCGTTCATTAGAAccagatttaaaatattatcaaaataaaaaggtCACAATGGAACCACAAGAGCTGACAAGAGACTTGGCATCTGCCATCGATGATCTGACAATAACTCCTCATCAAAATCCCATGACTTTTGATGCCGAAATTACGCATGACTATGCCGAGATTTACACACCTTCAGTGGAAAAATCACAAGATTGGCTAACGGAATCTAGTTTTAGAGCTCCAACTCCACCACTACATCGTTTCCCAAGTTGGGAGgctaaaatttatcaagtaGCTAAAGAAGGCCTTACTGGAAGCGAAGGCGATGCTTCTCTCCATTCAACTGATTCAACAGCAAAACATGAATCTCGGTCACAAGTAACCAGCTATTGTGACATCAATGTTCCAGTTTACGCTACGGTTAAAGGACGGGCTTCTCAAATAAGAAACATGCCATTTGGCGACTCAACTGATTCCAGTGACGACGAAGAACATTGTATTAACACATATGCTACCTCAACGCATAACTCTTCCAGTACAGATAACAGTGAAAATAGTGCCTCGGGACCGGCAACTAGTCCATCGAAACGGATTTCTATACATCAAAGTCCAGTGAAAAAAGTGCGATCTGAAAGTCCTAAAGCTAAGCTCCGCGACAAGAGTGCACGAGATG aaAACAATGAAGTAGATTCTATATCCTCTGATTATGCAATTCCACCAGATGCGATGCCCGAAATTGAGCCTGCACCACCAGTTTTGGAATGCCCTCCTATTCCTGCTGTCTTGTTGAGGTCTTCATACGTTGAATCTcccatgaaaaaaatcgaagtttCAGAAAAA AGTGGACATTTAATCAAGCTAAGTGGTAAATTGAAAACGTGGAGAAAAAGGTTTTTCGTGCTCAAAAATGGAACTTTGACATATTGGAAGAGTCAACACGATGTTAATAGAAAACCGCAAGGACAAATTTATCTGGACGATAAGTGTAGAGTTACAAGAGAAGAAAATGCATCTACATTTGAAATCAATActggaaagaaaatattttatttgacagCTGATTCAAATGCCTCTATGGATGATTGGGTAAAAACTTTACAA AATGTTCAACGGAGAAATGCAACAAAATTACTTCTGAGTCGTGAAGATCAAAAACCTACTGTTCAAGGATGGGTGACGAAAGTTAAAAATggacatgcaaaaaaatgctGGTGCGTTTTGATAGGACGAATGTTTTTATACTTTAAAGGTCCTGGAGAAaac ACACCCACGGGTGAAATTAATATGCGCGATGCCAAAGTGGACGAGGTCGAACATATATCAGATGATTCAGATGAGGATGTCAGGGATGATGCTCAAGATCAAGCTAAACTCACAATTGCAATTTTCCCACAAcatcaa GGTCCAACATACTTGATTTTTACCACAAAGCAAGAACGAGATAACTGGCTATATCATCTTACTGTTGTATCAGGTGGTGCTCGAAACGCTGGCACACAGTACGAGcagctaattcaaaaattaatggaaattgaTGGAGACGAGA CATCTGTCATTTGGCGACATCCTgtattgttgcatgtaaaagaGACACTAACTTCTCCTTTAACCTCACTAGAGACGGAAACTCTTCAAGCGGAAGctataaaattgttcaaa agtTGTCAATTGTTCATGTCAGTGGCAGTTAGTCAGCCAGCAATCGATTATCATGTTGTGTTAGCACAGAATGCTCTCCAAGTGTGTCTGGATAATCCTAAACTACAAACAGAACTAATATGCATTCTCATAAAACAAACAAGTCCCCATTCATCTCAAAAATTAGGCGCAGGAGTTCAG CAATTACTATTGTGTGCAACCCAGAGTTTATTTACTTGTGATTCTTCGCAACAAGGACTCACTACCCAGGCGAATAATAGTACATCTCCTCCAACCCATCAG GCATCTCTTTTAGACTGCAAAACAAATCCACCAACATACTCATTCATACAAG gtTGGCAACTATTGGCTCTGGCAGTTTCTTTATTTGTTCCGAAAAATAACAGGTTATTGTGGTACTTGAAATTACACTTGACTCGCCACTCCGACAGCAAAACGGAAAATGGAAAGTACGCAATTTATTGTGAACGTGCTCTTGGACGGTGTACAATTAATGGGGACCGTGAAGCGAAACCTTCTAGAATGGAAGTGCTTTctattttgctgaaaaatccTTATCACCATTCTCTACCTCATGCAATACCGGTCCACTTTGCAAATGGAACGTATCAAGTGTGTGGATTTGATGGCTCAACTACAATTGAAGAATTCCAAATAACTTTGACGCAAGAAATTGGTTGCAGAGATGCATCAAACGGATTTATACTATTTAGTGATGACCCCATTGAGAAAGATTTGGAACATTCACTCGATCCACAGGCAAAAGTGTGTGATGTAATTTCAAAGTGGGAGACTGCGCTAAGGGAGAAAGGCTctggaaaatttgaaaattcacgTGTGGTCCAACTAACATACAAAAATCGTTTGTATTGGAAAAATTCCACAAAGCTGGAGACAGACAAGGAAAGACTTCTTTTGGTCTATCAAACAAACAGCCAAATTGTACATGGACGTTTTCCACTTTCTAAG gaGTTGGCTTTAGAATTGGCTTCTTTGATGGCTCAAATCGATTTTGGTGATTGCACGTCTGAAAAGCTCAAGAATTCGCCGATTCAAGCACTAGATCGGTTCTACCCGTATCGATACAGAGATACGCTTTCGCCAGAAGCTCTGAAAGAACTCCAGGAACTTCTCACCACAAAATGGAGATTGCTCAAAGGGAAATCCGTTGTAGATTGTGTTCGTATCTATTTGACGTGTGCTAGGAAGTGGCAATTTTTCGGTGCTGCATTGTTCCAAGCGCAACCACGATATTCCGACATGGCAATGACTTGGATAGCAGTGGCAGAAGATGCGCTAAGTGTACTTGAACTTTCGTCGATGACACCAATAGCAAGACATTCGTATGACAATATCCTGACTTTCGGTGGTCATATGGATGATTTTATGCTTGTTGTTAGTTCCGACGAAGAGCCCAATATCGAAAAGAAATACTTATTCGCATTAAGTAAACCAAAAATTCTAGAGCTCACTTTGTTGATTGCGGATTACATGAATGCCCTGGGTCATACTTTACCTGGAACTCCGAAAGCAAATACTCTGACGCGCAATAATAGTCACAGAAGTATcaa atcacgcGTTCAGTATGGATCACAAGCAAACGATACAATTAACTCGTATAGTAATAGTTTGGCTTTACAAcctgatattttaaaaagtacaccagatcatcaaaaatctaaaaagaactaa